The following is a genomic window from uncultured Draconibacterium sp..
CATACAAGTACTTGAATAAATTAATAATGTGAATAGAAGTATCAGTGCCCTCTTTTCTTTTTTTAGTTGCTCAAACATTATCTAACTTTTGCTATTATTAACAAAAGAGAAGAATGTATGTTTTGTGTTGCTTTAAATAATATGGGTTTGAAAAATGATATAGCCATAAATGGCGAAGCGTAAAAAACGGAACAGTGCGTATTTTAGGTAGCGTTTTGATGGGTAGCCGGCCGAACCAACCAGCAGACTTATAGCTGCCCAGGGAAGGGGAGTAAGCGCCGCTACAATAATCAGAAACAGTCCATATTTTTTTAGTAATGGCCATTGTTCTTTTAATACGGTATTTCGGAACCGCTTAAAACCTTCGCGTTTGTAGAATAAGCCGCCTATGAGAAATGTAAGGTAACCCATTAGGTATGAAACTCCGGCGAAAAATGCCAGGTTTAAAAAATAATGGGCAATGCTATCTTTGTTTATGGCCCAAATCATAAAAAATTCGGGCGGAATAATTCCAAAGAAGAATTCCGAAAAACAATACACCAGGTAAACCAACATGGGTTTAGCGTAAATTTTGTCCATCCATGCGTCGGGAGTACGCGATATTACAAATTCTTTAAAAAGAAAGTAGGCCCCCAAAATTATGAGTAGCCAAAGAAAACCTTTTAAGCCATTTTTTATTAGAAATTGTATGCGCGGACTTAGATTCATGGTTGATTCTGTTTACACGGCAATGTACAAAATAAAAGATATTTAGGCCGTCAAAACTATGCCAATATAACTGCCTGGGAAAAAGATTTTTTCTTAAGTTAATTCCACCACTGTAATCTCAGGAGGCATTCCAATTCTTCCCGGGAAACCAATGTATCCAAAACCACGATTTACATACAAGAATTGTTTTTTCTCGCGATATAAACCGCCCCAGCGCGGGTATTTATATTGCACCGGGCTCCACTTAATTCCGGCGCGTTCAATACCGAACTGCATGCCGTGTGTATGTCCTGCAAATGTAAGGTCGATATCTGTGGATTTTAGCACTTTGGCATCCCAGTGCGAAGGATCGTGGCTCATCAGAATTTTAAAGGGCTGGCCTTGTGCTTGCTTTGCAGCTTTTTGCAAATCGCCATGCTGTGGAAAAGGTGGCTTACCCCAGTTTTCAACGCCGATAAGTGCAATTTCTTCGCCGTTAATGTTTAATGTTTCAGTTTCGTTTAGCAACAATCGGAAACCAATTTTCTGATGAAATTTTTTGATAGCATCCAGGTTTTTTTCTTTGGCAGCCGCCGATTCCCATTCCGAGTAGTCTCCGTAGTCATGATTTCCAAGCACCGAATATTTCCCGATTTTAGCTTTTAATTGCGATAAAACAGGAGCCCAGCCTTCAGTTTCTTCGGCAAAATTATTAACAAGGTCGCCGGTAAACAAAAGAATATCCGGCTCTTGTTCGTTAATCAGTTCTACTGCTTTTGCTACCTGGTCGAACTTTTTATTAAAGCTCCCCAGGTGCATGTCAGATATCTGAACGATTTTTAGTCCTTTAAACGATTTTGGCAGATTGTCGAAATGCAAATTTTCGCGCATTACGCGGTAGTTGAATTTCCCTTTTGTCACTCCATAAAGAATCGACGCAAACGGAACTGCTGCCAAAACCAATCCTATTTGATATAAAAACTCTGCTCTCTCCATTTTCCTTCCCGAATTATCTGGTGATAAACCTTTTTTCTTTTTTCTCTTAACCCAGTTGAAAATCTTTTGAAATAGGAACTGGATATCTTTTAGTAATACAAAAACGATGAATACAAATTTGGGGAAATAAAACAAGGCAAAACTACTAACAAGGTAGCCGACATAAATGTACGTGTCGGATTCTTTTACATGGTTTATCCCAAACGTAAACAAACAAAAGCCTGCAAAAACAACAATTGAGATACCCCAGAAAAGTATAGTTAATGATTGTTTTAGAAGTTTGATTCTGAGTTTGGCGAGCAGCGGTTTTATGCCACGGAAGGTATATACATCTACCAGCAGCATAAAAAAGAACAAGGGAATTAATAACATTGCATTCGCTCTCATATAATGGCTTCTAAATCAATTTTTAAGTCGTTGCAAATAAACAGTTTTATTCGTAAAAAGTTTGTGATTGAATTCTCAAACAAATCACAAAAAAACTTAAATGTAATAAGTAAATGGTTATTTACTTAGTCTTCCGAAGCTTCCTCTGTTTTGCTGGAATTGGCTACCAAACGGTTGATTTCTATTAGTTCATCGGGTGTAAAATGACGGTATTCCCCCCGTTTTAAACTCCCAAGTTCGATATTCATAATTCGTACACGTTTTAATCGGGTAACTTCATAGCCCAGATGTGAACACATTCTACGGATTTGGCGATTTAGCCCCTGTGTAAGAGTAATATTGAACGTAAAGTCGTTGATGCGTTTCACCTGGCATTTTTTTGTAACCGTATCAAGAATGGGAACACCGCTGCTCATTTGCCGGATAAATGCCTGAGTAATTTTCCGGTTTACATTTACAATGTATTCTTTTTCATGATTATTCCCGGCGCGAAGAATTTTGTTTACAATATCGCCGTCGTTGGTCATGAAAATCAACCCTTCGCTGGGTTTATCTAACCGGCCGATCGGAAATATTCTTTCAGGGAAGTTGATAAAATCTACGATGTTATCTTTTTTGCTGGTGTCGGTGGTGCAGGTAATTCCAACTGGTTTATGAAAGGCAAGGTAAATATTCGGCACTTCTTTGGTGACGAGTTGACCATCAACTTCAATTCTATCATGCGCGGTTACCTGAACACCTAAGCCCACTACTTTGCCATTTACTTTTACCTTTCCGCTTTCAATTAGTCTGTCGGCTTCGCGGCGC
Proteins encoded in this region:
- a CDS encoding metallophosphoesterase, which codes for MRANAMLLIPLFFFMLLVDVYTFRGIKPLLAKLRIKLLKQSLTILFWGISIVVFAGFCLFTFGINHVKESDTYIYVGYLVSSFALFYFPKFVFIVFVLLKDIQFLFQKIFNWVKRKKKKGLSPDNSGRKMERAEFLYQIGLVLAAVPFASILYGVTKGKFNYRVMRENLHFDNLPKSFKGLKIVQISDMHLGSFNKKFDQVAKAVELINEQEPDILLFTGDLVNNFAEETEGWAPVLSQLKAKIGKYSVLGNHDYGDYSEWESAAAKEKNLDAIKKFHQKIGFRLLLNETETLNINGEEIALIGVENWGKPPFPQHGDLQKAAKQAQGQPFKILMSHDPSHWDAKVLKSTDIDLTFAGHTHGMQFGIERAGIKWSPVQYKYPRWGGLYREKKQFLYVNRGFGYIGFPGRIGMPPEITVVELT
- the rluF gene encoding 23S rRNA pseudouridine(2604) synthase RluF — translated: MESKRLNKAISETGFCSRREADRLIESGKVKVNGKVVGLGVQVTAHDRIEVDGQLVTKEVPNIYLAFHKPVGITCTTDTSKKDNIVDFINFPERIFPIGRLDKPSEGLIFMTNDGDIVNKILRAGNNHEKEYIVNVNRKITQAFIRQMSSGVPILDTVTKKCQVKRINDFTFNITLTQGLNRQIRRMCSHLGYEVTRLKRVRIMNIELGSLKRGEYRHFTPDELIEINRLVANSSKTEEASED